The genomic interval tccctaaaattttatttcacgGTTAAAGGGGTCCATTACTCATCATCAAAAAGGATATGAAGGTGGGTATTGATCATGTATAGGTAGTCATCATCATATAACAGCTCATTTATATGGAAAGTAACAATGATATGAAACATGCAGCATGTATCTTATTCACAGTTCACCTGTAACCTAATCACAAAGATGCCCCActtcaatttagaaaaaaatatatattttttttaatagtggcagaatatatattcatttttgaGGTGATCCATTCAGTGtttatattattcaatattatttatttatttatcgtCGATTTGTTTAACAATAAAGGTTAAATAGAAGTGTCCAGATCATGCTTGaagctgatatatatatatatatatatatgtacttagtGCTGAATTGAATATTGTTTTGCCCGTGGCACACCACTTCGATCTATTCAAGTAGCAGGAACTAAGAAAATAgagatttattaattatttattattatggacaTGCAGATCAACTAGCTAGGATATATATTGAGCtttggcctatatatatataatatgccgTCCACATTAATGCTTCTTACCCATTGATCAACTTATTCTTGTGTTTCTGggtacaatattatatattcacgTAGCTTTctgatttgattttctttttttttttatttttcctgggGAATCCAAGTCGTTTTGCAATCTCTCCGGCCAAAAAGTTGGACGTACATATTCTCGTAGCATAGCAATTTTagaatatatgtaaatatctgATCACTATGTGTGATTGTGAAACAAAGGTAGGAATTAGTTGACATCGATCTCGATCATTGTGGTGCGTGCTctaataaattaatgtaatttattgttatttagGGAATATCTATTCCAATATCCAATTCGAAAGCCAGATCTCAGCTGGAAATCTTGAAGAAAAATCTACGATTTTTCATTTGGTGTGCTTTTTGGTCCATCTGgttcgtttgaatagtgagataaggtgagatgagatgagataaaacggttttatatgagttaaataaaatattgttataatattattttttaatattattattattttagaatttgaaaaaattaaattatttattatattttatatgaaaatttaagaaaattataatgatgaaatgatgtGAGATAGTTTCTGTATCCAATTGggatcaaaatatatataaacctaaAATGGAATCAGTAAACTACCTTGAAACTTCTAACTAACAGACAAAAACATGCCCATAGAAGGATCATTAGCATGCAACAGTTAACGTGTGATTGGCTCCGaagaatgaaaaaggaaaacattACCTTTGTCTTTTCATTTATACCGCTCTATTTGATCgcttggtaaattttttttttttttttttacttagtgattaaagagtgattttaagtatattgaaattttttttatttttttaaagtatttaaatatattaaaaaaattgtgaaaagaaaaatgaaaaaaaaaaaaaaaaaaacacaaaacacaaaagcGGTAAACATGAGGACTCAATGAATAATGTGTTGGGACGACGACGACGATGACTGATGGTTCAGACAACGAGGAAAACGACGAAGATTTTTTTGGTATACCGCTAGTACTACTAGTACTGTTGGATATTATGACGATAATGTAAAGAGAAAATTGCCAAAAACTCGTACTACATGACATTCTTAAAATGATTAGGGCAGAGGCCAAAAAGCGAACGCCAATAATTTTGCAGAAAATAGCTTGGGATATTAATTTCCATCACTGATTATTTATTAAACCAAGCAAATTAATTACAGTACTGACATTATATACAAAATAGTTCAGAGAGAAATTAAGGAGTAGAAAGGAATCCGAGATCAGGATCCTGCTAACCCTACTACTCttttttatctggtttttatatatatggagggtaaaccaaaccaaaacatttatttatttatttatttttaaagaaaaggaCCACAATATAAGTCAGTAATTAGCTTGAAACCTCCTCCAAAAGCTTATACCTTCTCACCTTATTCCTGAACAAAGGCCTGGTGGTGACTCCAATACTGTTTGATAGCTCCTCTGACTTCCTTCTCCTGAGCTTCTCCTCCATACGAGGATTGGTGATGATCCTCTTTCGTGCCGATGGCGACGGCGGTCCTCCCGGGGATCTCTGTTTCTTGATGGGGCCATTGAGTTTTAACTGCGAAGTGCTTCTTTGACCCTTCAGAATTGCAAGACTGTCAACGTTTCCATTCTCTTTGTTGTTCTTGCCCTCATCTTCCCCTTGGTTCTTGTTCGATGATGAAGAGTTGGAGGAGTTCTGTGACTTTTCTTTGGGGTCCTGCTTTTGACTCAGACACCAATTGCAAATCCGATAAGACTCGTCGGCCTTCGGATAGAGATTGCTACAGTACCTGTAAAGATTGAATTGTTAAGAAGAAACACTTAACTTGTTATGAACAATCAGAAATAAAGACAGCGAGGCCACGTAAATGAAATCCAATATATAGTAAAAACATATTAAGATCCAAAAGGCAAAACCAAAAGTAATTAGTTTTTGGTAGGGTACCTGTGCTGCGATCTGAATTCGCAAACTTTGCACTGGAAAAGATCGTGGGAGAAACCATAATCCCCACACATGCAACACTCGAGGCCAGGCTTCGACTCATCAACGTTAGTAGTGTCTTTGTTTGTTGTCATAATATCACTCTTTCATCGATCGAGAgtgctcagagagagagagagagattatgggGTGGCTAAAGGCAGACGACCATACAACAAAAAGCCTCGACGGTGTTTTATATATTAAGATAGCGTGAAATTGAATATTTTGGTATCAATTTCGGCGTCGCCGTCACGTGTCAAAAGTAGTATTATaatttccaatatatatataacttgttgCCAAATAGAAGAAGAATCCATAATATTTGTGGTTGAGAGTCAGATAAAAACATTCTTCCCAAGTCTCGTCTCTATAAAATTAGATGGCccagtaaaaatgttttaaataaaaatgatggtcaCAGAATGTTAGATTACGTACGTTTGATACTcgttaaaaaaacatatatcataaaataaaataagcctAATTTGCCCCCGCAACCACCATGTaaatttccaataaaaaaatgtaattaattttgcctatatataaaacaaagcGACCGAAATACTTAAGCTACAAAttaagagattatacaaaagtactAAACATCCAAAGTGACGTAGTTTGATTGTGATAgattaaattgtaaagttacttttataataaaatagattaaacAGATCACAtgaagtcacatcagtttgtgagtttacttttgtgtaatctctttgtgatttttataatttttttattacttttgtctacatttcttgtgatttttattatttttttaaccaaatagTGATGGCCGTAAGCAAAAAATAGTTGGCAAGAAAGTAGCATGCATTGCCTTCTGTGAATACGAGGTACTAATGATTCAGATTCACAATTGAAAACCTAATACGACTGTACAATATAGATCATATGGATGGTTGCCAGCCACCTCTGAACTTGTCTCTTAccctatttttttcctcaaaaaagaAACCCAATTAGCTAGCTGATGATGCCTCCGAGTCAAAGGAAGGAAACAAAACGCGttgcattaatatatacatatatgtagcATGCagcttatattatatattaaccaAGTACTTCATGAGGTGTGATGGTAACATCTTTGATGCCACGTACGTACGTCGACTGGCCTTAAGGAAAAATATGACACAAAACGATGGGGGGCTTGTTTTGAATGAAAATGAGTAGCCATTTTATCATTCAATATCCTTCGTGTACAACTTTGCTTGAACGCAAGCTCTTAATAATATTGCCAGTACATGCACGTTGGATTTATGGTCAAGATATCCCTCATCTGActctctctatatatttattctatttaatttttaaattgtgttACTTCAGTTGTCGGCTAACTTCTCTGTATCTGAATAGATTAAACAACTAATTTTTGATCGGTCTGTATCTGAAGAAAATGACTTGTGGCGTGTATATTGCGTAATCGGGATAGTTGGCTAATCAAAGTTTACCGTGTCGTGTGCAagggaaatatatataattgataactactccctatatatatatatatatatatatagtttttccGGTTTTTGACATGATAAGCACCAGTTTTCAATTTCAGGAACATTGACTGCATTGGTTTCACTTTGATGTAAATGCTCCTGAGAGTTGAGAAATTGCTCCAACATCGTTGAAACCCAAGTCATTTTGGGATAATCCAATATCACAATTtaccatctctctctcaacgCTGTAAATTTAGGCTTCgaaatcatctctctctctcaacgcCGCTTCAAATATGGACAATCAAATCATCTCAACGCTGCTATTCCACAGAAGtgaagataagataagatgagatgaattgaaataaaaattaaaagtgaaataaaatattgtgagaatatatttttttaatattatttttgttttgagatttgaaaaaattaaattatttattttattttgtgtaaaaatttaaaaaaattataataattaaatgaaatgagatgagaataacTACGAAAACAAATTAGGCCTTAGTAATTCTAAAAATGCTCGTCCGTCGGTCACTGTATATGAAAGAGTGAATTAGGGACTAAAGAAAGTTGATTCACAGTTGTCAGATTTGCCTTCACTTTTTATCCCAAGGGATAGTTGATGTAAGATCACTGGTTGTTACTCAATTTCAATCTCTCTGTTCTCAACAATAAATTGGAGTCGACCGACAGAAACTCTCACAGCCATTTATTTATACCTCTACTCGGATCCCAGATTCATTGCAAATTAATGATCAGGTAATACCGTTATACCAAATCCACCCAAATTCAATTGCATCAATACtcatatttatgtatgtatgcatgtatgtatctatcatgcatgcatggatcagAGCTGACCAATACATTGGCCGACAAGTTGCTTTTACACTTGAATGATTGATTATATGTTTGTTTAAGTTAACACTCAACGACCACTTCTGGTCAGAATCGTGCAGCCAAGACTCTCCAGTCCCTATTGGCAGTTCTCTAATCTAATAGCACGACCTAAGCTATTGATGTGCATTAGGCGATGTACTTCCATGCAGTTATATAAGATAAaggaaatgttaaaaaaaaaaattacattagaAATTGATATgtcaaatcataaaattatttttattataaaataaatctaatcgTACCAATTAAAGCCACACCAAtttatagaataatttttttaattctatataGACCTAAGACCAAGAGAATAAAAAGTCAAGCACAAAAACGACAATAAGCAAGCACCCGTGAAAATGTGTACGAAGTGAGGAATGAGGATCCAGAAAAAGGGGCAGCAAACCCACGCCAGAATATTGCCGGTATTTTGGGCTGTGAACTTGGCGTAATTGATGTGAGAGGGCTTGAGACTTTGAACAACACGCATAAACTCCTAATAGACCATCAGAATAATGACTTCACCTACATTATCATCTTATTAtccttgactttttttttttattagtaccGGTTGTCCAGAATAGTATCTTGCCTAATCCCGAGAACGCACAGGTCCTCGGCAAAAAATTTTTTACAAGTACACCTCGGATAATTTGAGGAGAAAATTCCAGTCCTATTATCCCTAAAGATTGTTTACACCCAGTGAGATTCAAACCTTGAACCTTGGatggagcataccaccaagactaaggtttttaccacttgagccaaccccggGTTCTTTGACTATTTTTGCACCAAACTCTCTACTCACTCTCTTTTTTACTTCCGTAGCATAGCACCGCTGGCATTTTTACTGATTCAGCTTCCAATGGGGCTTATTATTACAAGGAAATTTTCAGCCATTACCTATCAATAGTTATAGTTGAAGTAGTAGACTCCAAAAAGATCTCTTCAACTATGCTGTGCTACATGTTTTGTTGTGCCAGCATAGAAGCACACATGAAAGAGAGTAGGTAATTCAAACATACCAACTTATTCAACTTTGGTAGTCACGAAATTCTGAATATAGAAGTGAAATATGAGTATTAAACATACTACGTAGGAACACCGTTGCGCTGTAAATGATAAACTCATTGCAGGTGGCAACTGCACCATGTTCTAGAgaatatattaacaataaaacACAAATGACGATTTTTGTGCTCTTATTCtgtacaaacaaaaaagaaaaagaaaatacaactatacaagaaaatttcaaatatatgttACCAAATAGAAGGGTaaagatttgagagagagagagagagagagagagcaaacaACAGCAGTAATTTATGACAAAGGAACAAAAAAGCTCGAAGCTAACCAGGGATCAAGGCGGCTCAgtcaatttcaatttatttttgcagGATGATGTCCTATTACCAACAATGGCTTGCTTATATCTCACGCTTCACAACCTTATACACAATGCAGAAACACCATCATTTAATATACACTTAAAAAGAGTATCTGCCATGAAATAAAAGTAGAAATCAATAATGGTCTGGAATTTAACATCTTCGTTGACAATTCTATAAACCAATCCAAAGCTCTCCAGGGTCCACAATATGGATATCTTGTACATCAACCCGTTGCTTTTGTATCATGATTTCGCACATGAACTATCAGTTTTAAGTTATAGAACATATATGTGTAGCATAAAAGCACCATATTTTGGcggttcaaatttcaaattctaatttaCTCGTCACAAGTAAATAACTTCTCCTCCGGAGAATGTACAGATAATTTCTACTGTaaagttttagataaaagtacTAAGAAACAAGCATACAACAAACACGTACAAACAAACAGAGAAAATGGATTACTTACAAGCATGCTTCAAAAGGAACCTGATTAGCTCTGAGTACACTCAAATGGATGAAATGTTCCTTCGGTAAACTCATGCCTCCGGAACCGCTGAAGAAGTTCAAAAGGCCTGCACATTAAAATGTAATTCTTCCAGGTAAATATAACCATAGTAAGTCGTGCGAAGAAGAATGAAATCAACATAAGATAGTCTTTTCAGGGTAATATTGTATGATATCATATGCTCAACACAGGCTTTTGTGGTCTGCATCTTCAAACCTaacaccaccccccccccccccccctctttccTCTCTCTTAATGATAAACACATACTGAAACCACATCCTACATATACGCATAGGAAGATGAAGTGACATATTAACCCCAGATCTTGCTATACCACGAATGTGTGAAATGCACTTGAACTCAATCCAAAATAACATGGTGGCATGCGCAAGTGTTCAGGAAGAATAAAATGGtattgcaaaaacaaaaaaacatgttAATACTTTTTCAACTAGAAGGATTCTAGAGCCTTACAGGAGAGTTTCACGATTGCGGCATAATTTGCGTTGATTGTTTTCCATGGCAACCAGCACATCAGCAGTTTCTGGTCTTTCTGCTCCACCTGCTACAATAGATGGGACTGGAGCACTTGGAGTCCATATCTAGAACAATGAACCACCAAAATTCAGAAATAATCTGTCTACTCCACCCAAAATACTACTACTGATCACATTTACCTTTATTGTGTTGTCAATCCCACTAGTTGCCACAACAGAATCAAATGGGTGGCACTGGACACAGTTCACAACTATGGGaagacatgaaaaaaaaaatcagacaacttaattaattaaagagacTACTATAGTCGGTAACTAACTCCATTCATCTTGGAGTGAGGGAAAGCATTACCAGCATCATCTCCAAGAAGCATTTTTATCAGTCTACCGGTTTGCTTTTCCCAGATAAACCATCTACCATCATCACTTCCACTAGCAATATACTCACCTGTAAATCAATAGAAACAGTTAAAAGGGGAGAAAAACTATACGAGTTTGAACATGAAGATGCATGAATCACAGCATACAAGATAACCAATAATTTACactaaacaagaaacaaaatctTCTGTCATATATAGGTTCAAGAAGGACATGGAAATAACCGGTGGAGATATCAACATTAACATTGAATATTAAAAGTTATGCAGTTCAGTAAGTAGACAAGCAATTTCATTAACGGAGAGGGtgtggagagggagagggggggTTAGGCTTTTCACCAATGAAACATTATTTACTTAACATCACCATGGTATCAAAGTGTGACTGTCAATAAGGACTTTGTCCCACTATTAACATTTCAAACTTAACTTGCATGGTATTAACTGATGATAATGACCACAGCAGAAGAAAAGTACCTTTCTGGCCAAGAAAACTGGCCTGTTTTATGTCAGTTCCGACATTGCAGTGGCCAACATATCTCTGCTTCATATCAATTGCTGCCTCAGGCTGCAGTATAAACAAAAACATGAACTAAATGGCCAAAGcaagatgaataaaaaaataataattatgtagCATATGACAACAAAGAGAACATAGGactttaaaaattttggtgcaaccaattaaaaaaaaaaggccagcTCATTTAATGAACCTGTGTCTGTGTATTAGTTGGCAAGTGAAATGGCGAACCTGATAAGGTATCCCGTCATTTTGTGATGATGAAGGTGATCCACATATACCATTTGCACCAGCACTTTCTCTAGATGAATCACCTCTTCGATGAAATCTCACATTTACGCTCCCATGAAGAAAGTTTGATTCAACATCATGTCCTTCATCACCCGATATTGAAGTTTCGAAGTCCAACTCCAATTCCTCATCGTAATCAGAATCTTCTCTTTCAGATCCTGGACCATCTTGAGAAACATCACTATTAACCTCTGATCGGTAGAGTATATCACTTAACGAGAGTATTCTTCCACCTCGTGATTCAGACCTTGGCATTCCCTCATTTGCCTTATTTTTTTCAGCTTCAACTAGTTATGTAATCATGCAGTTAGATTTACGTAAACCATGAAactttattctaaaaatatccCTCAATGGTACTTATATAATTCaagtcaaacaaaaaatatgcTCAACATCTTACCAACAACAGAAGAACCTAAAAGGAAACGTCTTTATTGTAGTAGTGTTTACGTATTATCACACATGATGGTTGAGCTTGGGTTAATTATCCTTGtaataaaattaacatcaaTGGCCTCCATAGAACCACGATAGACGTACAAGCAACTTTAGTCATGAGTTAGCAGACATAAAGCAACCTGTCCTTACATGATGATCtgaacttaaaaagaaaaggggcaTGTCATCTTTGAAACACTTTCCAAGAGCTGCATTGAGCTCAGGTTCTTGTATATACAAAAACTAACATGTGGGGAGGAAGTCTCTGGACTATCATATTGCATATTCATGACACGTGCTTCCCATGTTTATTAAAACTTACAAAGAAAATTACTAGTTTTGATGATCAGAAACCTCACCAAAGGATATATATACAAATCCTGTCAGTAGTTTTAAATTTGATTGAAAGGTTTTTGGATAGGGGTTTATATGGATATTGCATGGTTTCGTTTCACTGCCAACTTGGCACGATCAGTTTTTTCTGTGCACTAGGGACTTgttatattgtaataatttcCTAAGCACATCGGTACAAGTTAAAATGCACTGTAATGCTAAAAATCTTCAAGTTTGCTTAAAGCTGGAAAGTTACCTCGCTTTAAGTAGCCAGGGAGAAAAAAGATAGTGCTTTTATCAAGATGAGGGGATtgctttgagaaaaaaaaaatattagtgcATACTGatcaaaaagatttcaaaactgataaaaaaaagttcaatataTGGGAAACGAAACCGAGATGTCAGAATTTATTGGTCCTAttcttatcaaaagaaaacagTTCAATTTGTTATATGCAATTGCTACAACATATTCTATCCTTGCTTTGcacgagggcctgtgcaccccccaggattagtcgggacgctgttctcggacacctagtgccaataaatatatatatatatatatatatatattttaaggaCATGGCATACTATACTATGATATGATAGAAGTACCACATGTCTATACCCAATAACTATCTTATAATCAGTTTTAACTTGCATTATCAGTACACTACCAAAAAAAGACTATTACCCTATTTGCAGGACAATAGGCATAAAGTGTTAGACAaggataaaatgaaattaagttttttatgcTATGGTAATACTAGTAAAAATGTAttgaaacacattttttttatataagtaataaaaaaaatgtgtttcaaTACATTTTTAACGGTGACTAATGTGATGCACGAACTACTAATAATAAATGTAGAAGACATAGCATGGAAGAAACCTGAGGCAAGATCCCTTTTGACATTCTCCACTCTTTCTGCCACTTCAGAATCTAATGGGGCCAAAAATTGAGCTGCCTTTGCGAAGTCAAGAGCATCTTTATGTTTGCCTAACTGCAAGAAACTAAGAGTTAGGAAGTAAAAATAATTCCCTAAACAACTAAAGAGGCAGATTCAGTCATTTCACATTctgtgtatacttcctgtgtacttgggctatgccatTTACAATCTATAaagttttacttatataaaaataaaaataaataaaatataaaaatataaaaatataaaaaaatcacatgccTAGAAGACAAGGTGTATTCTCTCAGGACCACAGTCCACCATAAAACTCAAAACCAAAATTTCATTTATGGCTTACCTAGACCAAAAGAATGCTATGAATTTGGATGCTCTATACTATAAATATCAATGATTCTTATGAAAACTAAGACTATAATTAACAGTGTGAAATTTTAAACCCTCGAGCTGCAAATAGCATTCAAAAGCTTGCATACAATTTATATGCAATGACCTAGCTTTGCAAGATCTTCACTACAAATAATTTTGACTCATGCTGCTCTGGTAACTGAAAACACCTACTTTTAAATGTAATGATTTGTGATATATATTGGAAAATATAGCATCGAAAGACAAACAGATGGGATTTAATGAACTGTGGCCAATCTGGAGCAACAAATAGGCAAGCATTCAGGTCAAAGGAATTGCTTGGGCACCTAGAACAATATGCTTTGATCATACAGTCAGTTGCAGCAAGTACTTAAAATTACCTGTGATAAAGCTTCAGACATATGATAAAGTGCTTGAAAAGAGGAATTATCGATCCTCCGAGCATTGTAGCAATCTCTTATAGCCATATGAGCATCATTTTTCCACTTCCGCTGGAGAAGGAGAAAAAACAGATGATATACAGGTATTTATGAAATGAATGTGACTGAACTTCCAACCAAGTAACATATTAAATAACCTTGAGCAATAGAGCAGCACGTAAACAAAGACATTCATGCTTTAGCTTGGGCCCAATGTTATGACCATATCCATCCA from Juglans microcarpa x Juglans regia isolate MS1-56 chromosome 4S, Jm3101_v1.0, whole genome shotgun sequence carries:
- the LOC121263146 gene encoding uncharacterized protein LOC121263146; translated protein: MTTNKDTTNVDESKPGLECCMCGDYGFSHDLFQCKVCEFRSQHRYCSNLYPKADESYRICNWCLSQKQDPKEKSQNSSNSSSSNKNQGEDEGKNNKENGNVDSLAILKGQRSTSQLKLNGPIKKQRSPGGPPSPSARKRIITNPRMEEKLRRRKSEELSNSIGVTTRPLFRNKVRRYKLLEEVSS